The nucleotide window TGAAAAACTCATTTACTCATTTCTccaaacattttaaatttcttttcacatttccatGGAGTGCAAAATCTCAAAGGATTTCCACCTTTCTGCTAAAGATTTCTacattaaattgttttatttcccaTCTTGGCTATATTGAACAAAATAGCGTAGACTGGGGTTACATAAAAAGATTCTTCACTTGGATTAGGTCTGCAGGGATCTTAATATCCTGCTGTCTTCTATAAAGAAAAGTGAAATATACTTGCatttgactgtaaaaaaaaaaaaaaaaggaactttaGATGGCAGTTTACTCCTTGTACAATTATTTGTGctgaaaaagagatgaaaatgacAAGATGCTGAGGACAGAGACACCGGCAGCATTTGTTCTCCAGCAGGGAGCCGGAGTTAAATTATAGAGCcatgatgtgttgttttttagtttCCACCTTTTCTCAGCGGTGTCCTTACCAGCAGTCATTAGCGTTGCCTAATGCTTACCATCCTCAAAATCTTAAGCCTACATACTGTATCTCATACTACAAGTGTGCTGCAGATTTGTGCTGAGAAAATGGGAGAGCTAAATTAAACTCAAAGTTGTGTAGTGTCCACCCGGCTTTACAGGACAACACATTGCTCTGCTGTGAAACCCTGTTCAGGAAAATAACACCTTTTTGTGGTCGGAACTCAACGGCAAAGTGGAGATGGCGTGTCTGATGTTTAATTCAAACCATCTTTTAACTCACTTGCGCATCACTTCAGGCTGTGGTTTCAAACTTCTGAGCCAGCTATCTGCGAAGTTAAAGGCTGTCTAATGGTAGACAGCAGAAGTTAATTGACTTGTAGCTCAGTGGTTCTCCACCATGTGCCATCAAAGCctaagagtctgcaggttttcattacagccaaacactgcagcagctgatttcactgaaaaGCACAACCACAGAGGGGGAAGTAATCAGTGAAACCGCCTGGTGTAGTGACTCTCCGGCTTTGATGGCACACGGTTGAAAACCACCACTGCAAGGACCATGAAATCTGTGGCAGGGTGCAGTCCTGATTAATGGGCTCATATTAACGAGCAGCCCTGATCCGTCCACTAAAGGTAGAATGTATGTCGCGTCCTTCAGGGAATGGTTAAAGGCAAGGGCGTTGTTTCAGCAAAAGCTGAGGTAGGGCAATGTGACCTGACGTGACAGGAATACTCAGTGAGGATggggttttaaaaaaatatgaactttcctaaaaatttatatttaaaagcTAAAATCCCAATTACACGCTGAGTCTCTTTTACTGGCCGGGTATATCTACAcgtttttttataaataaatcaattagaGGCCGGGTCtaattgtttttgctgttacCACGGATGCAATTTTGGATTTGCAGTCAATCAATTAATATGTTATCAGATAGCCTCAGGTAATAGTCATACTTACTGCTTTATATAAACAATTTGATAGTATTTCCTCTCTTTGCTGGGCAAGAGTTCTGTAAAAAAGGAATTAAAGGCAGGTCTCCTACAGACGCCTGTCCCAAATATAGGAAGGCTGGATCCAGTGACTGAAGCGAATAAAAGCCCAGGCTATTAATTGAAGTTTTAAGGTATTTACTGCATGATTCAGGCTTTGACCAGCCAGAACAGAAGGATCTATTACTCTATTGGAAACTGTTTAAACAGACGGATAGATCTCTCTCACATTCACAGTGCCTAATGTTTGCATGCAATGCGCAACTAAGAAAGAGCAGTGAAAACGGCTGTCCTGGTATCTGTTTTGGTTCatatttcagcaccacagacagagagcagaagtCTAATTAGCATTAGTCATTTGTATAAAttgcagaaaatgaagaaaagcaTTGTATTACGTGCTAATTTCTAGTACCACCGGCTGTtcaaatcacagcaaaacaaagggCAGATTTGGCACTAAAACAGGCgaatttattgtagtgtcaaagAACTAAGGCCGGACCAGACAGGCTGATTTCAGTCTTCAACAGCGTGTATGAATAAATTaccggaggaaaaaaaaaacacctacaatCACAGACATCATCTGTGGGCTACAGGCTGTTGGGCTCTTATCTAAAGCAGCTGAGCAACACACAGTCAAAAATCAAGGAGGAACAAACAAGTTCACCCACTGACACTCGCATTCACTGACAGACAATCGGGACCTATCAGAGgtttattttcctctcataAACAAATAAGGCCGAATGAGTTCATACTGTGTGCCATACCTAATTGCTGCCTTCAGTTAATGGTCATTTTGAGACAGATTTCATATTGATGCAAGGTATCAGAGCCTGCAGTTAACTAGCTGACCATCTTAAGCCTTCCTCAGCACCAAGAGCATGGATATCACTGGGTTGAAGCACATCAGTGAAGCTCTTAATGGACCCCTTATTCACTTAGGTACCAGTATAAGAATTTTTCATGGGGTAGTGACccttaaaatacattttctggCACTTGGTAGTGAGACATTCGTGAACTGCCCAATGTAGCCTATAATGTCGGAATGTAGGAGACTGTCTGGCAAAACAGGTCCCGTAGGTCGTTTGTagagcagcttattatgacctataGGTACATTTTAACGTTAAGTGACCTCTCGCAGTCCTGTCAATCAATGGTTCAGTCAACTCGACTTTCATTCAGCTGACcagagttcaaatccaagcgagggcagtgttcatttttaggGTGGCTAATGTTATCTCACCAGCTATCTTGCCCAGGAAACGGTCCTTTGGGTCATATTAGGGGGTTGGCGCAAACATGGTCGTATGAGTTGGAGGACTTTTCAGAATGTAGacatctataaaaaaaaaaaaaaaaaaaaaaaattatagactGAACCAATTTGATAACCTGCAGTTATCAAACATCTCAGATTCACCCGTAGGAACTGCACTAAATTTTAACTTGAGACGAAAAATGATAGGACATGGAAATGAGTTATCAAGCCTCTTACATGTTTTCTAAGCAAAGAGTACAATATCTTTTTGAATAAATAACACTATTTTACAACGTTTTGCAGCAAAATTGGAAAGTGTGATgacattttgtagtttttttctgACCTCAAACTAAACACCACTATTACATATACAAATAATTatatcattgttaaaaaaaaaaaaagttcctatAATAGATATATAATGGCTTTTTAATTATAACTCTAATTGTAAGCTGACCTTTATTCAGCCCTATACCATATATGACAACGAAGTGTTTCAAAAGATTTTTCACTGTGGGGTACAGTGGTTTTGACGTCGGTACAATCCATAGAGACAAACCAAGCTGTAATCACAAGGGCAGCTAGAGGGCCACTTGTTCTTGAATAATCTGGCGTTGAGTCTTGAGTGGTAGTACAAAAAGCGACGACTCTGAATGATTTGTAGCGCAGTAAGTGTCTTAAGTATTGTTTTTGTCTTACTGTTGTCTGCGAAGGTCACGGATCACAGCTGCTacactgttgcatttttcccACTGCGAGGAGGCAAAAAAGTATCAAGTGCCTCCTTTTCTGCTGCTACATCAGGGACAAGCAAAGTTACATTTTATATCAGTATTATAAGGCTTTTATTcctacatgtaaaaaaaaaaatagcagtgtaATTGTTTCGCTCTGATAATTTTCAGGCACTTGGGACCATTTTCTTATTCTGAGATAACCTTGTGGGTCTTCCTCAGCTGGCAGAGAAGTTTAGAGCAGCTCTGATACACTCTGATAACTCCTTAAAACTGGGCCCTTGCTGTTGAATCGGGTCTATTAAAGCGCTACAACATATTTCTGAGGTGTTCATTGATATCTAGGTGTTGTTTGAGATCGAGGACAATAACACCAGACGTTACCTTGGTACGCATCCTTTAAGGTGAACGGCTGAATTTCAAGGCACTGAATCAACAACTCTTTTTGTCTGGGGGTGAAAATCAAAAGCCGGTGAGCGTGGCTGAATGTTTCATGGCGCGCTTCAACTCCACGCAATTAGATTGATCAGATAACGGCTCCTCTgtcgccctcctcctccactgctgctctctccaCCCGACGCACTGCAGTCTTCAAACTTGAAAGGTAGgtggagaggagctgagaggaTCTGGCGGTCTTGCTGTAATGCAGTGCGGTGTCCCCGGTCCTTGTCGCTTGCTGCATCATTGCAAATGTTAGAAAGGCAATGCAGCAAGGTGGCCACTGACTTTCTGTATGGCAAACCTAATGGGCTTTGCAATGAAATCAGCTCACTTACCTAATCGTAACTGATTATATTTGCCTGTGCATGTTAAGGGGCCACAGGAAAATCTGGTCGTCATAAGTTCCTCTGTAAAGCACTACACGTCGCCATGGCAGGTGTTTCCATAGCGGCAGTGTAAACCATGACACCATTATTGTTGTGCTTAATCTGCTGGAAAGGTCACATATGTAAGCCTGTCAATCTCAGAGCTACACCCAGTGATTATTTTGTAAGAAGAGAGATAAAAGGTGAAATTGCTCAGTGTGTCATCtcacattttcctctctttatGTAAATGGGAACATTCACGTGGCTGACATTTATTGGGATTAAGGTGGAAACTGTACACAAAACCTTCCTGGGGCTAATGACAGTTATATGTTGATTAAATTAGACTGCAACCTGCAACTCTATAGCTCACTCTGACATTTGGTCGGTCGGTTCaaaacccccaccacccccctgGCTCCCCACCCCCCTACCCACTGGACACTGAGTGACGTTCAGCTTTTTgtacatttcaaaagtgaacGAGGTTCTGTCTTGGTGTGATTTGGTTCTTTGAACGGTTCCTCACATCCTATAACATTAAATGTGTTTATAAGAAAACTGCTCAGGCTGAAAGGCTTAAAAGAATAATTCTTCAGTGCAGCTGTTTCAAAGTGAGGACTGAGGACTGCCAGGTGGCCTTGAGGGGCTTTCAGGGgtccctcagcaaaatgaaggataatttaatttctctgtaatttaatttactaCAAACTGATTTCATAACAAACATCATATgcatgattattttaacattatgttttaaatttaacatttcatttgaatgtCAACACTTGGAACCCATTTGTCAGTGTCCAATTAAGCCATCTacacaatttaatacttaactTATTTTCATATTCCCCCCAGGGAGaggaaaaatcacttcaaatggggatTTTCAGCTTAGTGAAAGTCAACTTTCACTGGGGTCTGGAGCATGAAAAAAGAATGGAAACTCCTGCTTTAATGGATCTTTGATGAGCATGATTCAGCTCCTTGACTAATTTAAGTACATTGATAAGGAATTTTCTTCTCTATGGACAGTGATCTGGTTAGACAGCCATATAATGACAGGCTTGGAAACCGAGCATTTACTCTATTCAGTGACCCCTTGTTACTAAATACCTCAATAAAGCATTCTGTGGTTAACTTGCTAtgcttatttacttatttactgcaGCCTCCCATACAGCAAGTGATATTTGGTTGTCGAGGTttataaagacagacagattttgGTGCGCAGTTCCAAAAACCTGTAGGCTAAACTCACACAACatacaaatatgttttcatcCACTGCAGTGCTGTAACATCCAGTGTAATTACTTGTGTCATCCCTCAACAAAATTAGAGCgtaacacaaaataacaatcAATAACACAAAAGCCGTGACCTGTtaaatttcatttattcatcaatAAAGGCTCTGCCCTGGCACACCCTCTCAGGTTTATTGCTGAGCAGCATTTCTGTTGAATCCTGATTCCTGTAGATGGTGATAAATGGGGCTAATATTTTTGGAAAATCTAATCCTAGTTGAATTTCGCTGGAAATACCTCCTCATCAGAGACGATGTAACAACTACAAAATCTTGATCAGTGGCAGACATCGGCTGGGCAAGTGGTATCTTTATTTAATTGGACAAAATAAAAGGAATGAGGTTACATCTTTCAAAGAATTCCTAGTGATGGATGTTGCATGCCGGTACAAGGGAGGTAAGGCCAGATTATTTCACTACAGGGAAGACCTTTGAAGGCTTAACTGCCTTCTCAACAAAAATAAGAAGCACCTGAAAGGGAAATCTTGTGTCTTCCTTTTATCTTCCTCCCCCGGTCAACATTTCTCAGTTCAAATTCTCTTCAAAACCTGCAAAAATCACACTTGTAACTTCTATTAGTGGTAACTTGACACAAATGTCCACCAATTTTGCCCAGAATACAGTATTTGTCCATGCATTTTCACTGGAAGAGCAAGAAGGAAGCCTCTTGAACTGGTGCACATCTCatcacacatgtatgcatgaaGCGCTGATGCTGGTTGGTGTGAACTGGGAGGAAAAGGCTTGAAATCTGTGAGaaactttttacttttctctTGTTGAAAATCTTGTGTGGAGATGCCTGTTCTGTCCATTAGAAacagtgtttccattcagtcAAACCAAAGTACACTGGGCCACACATAATGTTTCTCCTAATTAAAAGACGCTGTTTGCTCACTGTGATTGGTTGGAAAAACAAACGCCATCACAGCTGCAGCCTTTATGAATGGCCTCTCAGGTTTTCTGTTGACATTGTCTGACAGCAAAGCATTATGGGCCCACTGTAGTTGTGTAACAAGGCTATCAATGAGCAACTGTAAACCACCTTTTTGACTACTTTGCCAAATTAACTTTCATTAAGGTTAGAGACCTATAAGCAAAGCAATGGCAGCACAAATTATACTGTTTTATGCAGCATATACTCCTTCTTCATACTCACACAAaccatttttccatttcccaaactgcttttgttgttttgcctcCCATGCCTGCGGGAGACACAGATGAACAACTGACCAAACCTTTGCAAAGGTTAATAACTTCCCTCCAATGTCAGAACGGGCCCCTTGCGCAGTACCTGTAGCGTCCACTGGGTCAAGGAACTGTCTCACAGGATCATCTCTGGGTCATGGTAAAGGCCACTGGCATTATTGTTAGTGTACAGACACTTCCCCAAAAAGGGCATCAAAGAATTTTATACGATCCTCGGGGATTCAGCACTTACTTCACGAAGTCTCACATGAGCATTCTAAGGGAATCTTTATTTTAAAGGAAAGTTACAAAGGAACCAGGCCATTGTCTCTAGCCCCTCACTAAAGAGTCATTGTGTGTTGGGTTTCACTATATACCCTTAAGGTATGGTCCATGGTGCTCCCAATACAATAGAATTGTTCCCATATGGTGAAATCGAAGGGGACACACCAAACTACACTGACCTTGTTTCTGTCCAATCCGAAGAGGGCGGCCCACCTATAAAAGATCTCCCTATGCGTTAGGAACCACAGGACACAAGCAGGGAAGGACAGCTCAGGTGGGTGTCATCTAAGGTAATCTTTAATCAAAACTTCTGCGAGTGCCTCAGTTTATTTTGATGCACACTTTGACTCCTGATGGTAAGGTTGAATTCTTCTAGCACACTTgtgattaagatttttttttttgcttttatagATATGTTCCCAACAAGGAATGCAATAATGAGCCTCCTcagctttttcttcttttcgtCCATGATTGCCAAAAGCAGTCAGTTAATATTAAGTGACTGTGGAGCTGGCCTTCGACGTCCAGGTATTCctgtttcttctgttctggTGTTATCTGTCAACTTTCTATGCAATGCACGTCCTGCACAGGAATTCAGGTCTTTTATTCGCATTTTATGTGAAGAGTAATCGTGAACCTGAGTCTACACAGCTacactacattttttttgtactttcatCCTAAACATTCAGTCCAAACAGCTCATCTGGGGCCTCTGCAGGAATCCAATTTTGCCACAAAGCTGTTGACAATAATATGCAAAGCAGGAAAATTGGACACGCAAATTTAAAATTGGTGTCCCGGTTCCAGTATTGTTTGCTTTTATCCTTTCAGAGCTTACGTTTGTTTGTGAATGAAGAAGTTTTTGAGTAATAATGACAAGCCAAAAATGCTTACTTTTCCCTTCTTAGAATACACTGACATCTCAGTTGACTGTGGCACCTCCTCCATCGGCCTGGCTATCCTCATCTGCCCCGTGATGTACACCGGCTACAACGAGTCTCTGCTCATCCTCAACCACTTGTTTGATGACCCACTATGTCAGGGAACCTTGGATGAGACCGTGACCCCACCGGTTGTCAGGTTCAACTTCCCCCTGAACATGACCAACTCCTGCGGCAGCACCTTCATGGTTAGTAGAGCTTGAAGGAGAAGTCAACCCGTCGATCTGTCTGTTAGGAATTTCTGACAAcatcctctgtttttctgttctcgATGTTGCTTCCAGACCACGAGTGCAGCCGGCACGGGGATCTTCTCTGACTTCTCCAACATCCAGACGGTTAACGTCAGTGGCGTGGTGCGCTCTCATGATCCAACAACAGGGACAGTCACTTATAATGCTGAGCTCAAATACTACTACTCCTGTGCTTACCCTCTGGAGTACCTCATCAACAACACCCAAATCGATGTGTAAGACTTCTCCTTGGCTTTTTATCTAGACAGTTTTTCATATTCTTGAATATTTTGCTATTGTTAGTTCGAATCCAATATGGATTACGAGCCTTTGGTGAAATACATCTGTCCTGGTCATAAGGTCAACTATTCTCAGTATTTCTTACATTAATTTAGCAATTTCTTCCCCTTCTAATTGAAATCACCATCCAGTATGCCATACCTATTAGTTGCATTTGCTAGAAATTTTGTGTTAATACTTCATCCGCTGTAAAGTCCCTCGTCAAGATCTTTGTCTTGATAAGAGAATGGTTCTCCAATGAAGTACCACAGGACTCTGTGTCAGTTTAATGTAATGAAATATCTCCTGAGTACTAGACAGGTGTGTAGCACATCtatctcctccttcttcctgaCACAAACCCATGTCCCATACAGGTCAGCGTCTTCTATTGCAGTGCAGGACAACAATGGGAGCTTCATCAGCACTTTGAGCATGGATCTCTTCAGTGTAAGTCGATGCAGCAGTGTTTTATCTTGCAATAGTAGCTCCAAGGTCAGTGAGTCTAACCCTCCTCTGTTTCAATAGTCTATTTAATAATGACTCTATAGGGAATTCCTATAATTAATTcctattgtttatttgttaaccTGTCTTCTTTGAAAAGTAACATCCCTTTTTGTGGCCTATCCCCCCTTCtgtgtacatacatatgtacatcTTAGAGCCAACAAAGACAATGAGCAACTTTTCAAGGTAATCTGTGATTATCAACCAGGGGTTGCAGCAAGCCAACTGTAATGCTCTGTTGACAGGATGTCAACTACACATCCCCTCTGATCATACCAACACTGGGCATAGAGCTGAGGACCGAAGTCTATGTCCAGGTCAAGGCAACCAACTTGACTGATCAGTAAGACCATCCATGTATCTCTCCAACCACTGACTCTTCTCTGGAGAAAATTTCCAGAACAGCTGTGACAGTTCATAAAGTTGTGCTAACCAACTTTGTACACTGGCACCTGTAAATGGCAGCCATAGGCAATGGCTTCAAGATTTTGAACTTCAGGTAAAATTGagctttggtagagtgttgggttatAAGTGTATGATAGAAGTCCACAAATAACACGTTTAGCTCAtaaacaaaagtggaaaaaagtgcattatgcCAATATGAGAAACAACAAATCCCAGTACccttttttgaggaaattaattaattttccttttttaattaaaaagtagATCTGGT belongs to Myripristis murdjan chromosome 14, fMyrMur1.1, whole genome shotgun sequence and includes:
- the LOC115371010 gene encoding zona pellucida-like domain-containing protein 1, with translation MIAKSSQLILSDCGAGLRRPEYTDISVDCGTSSIGLAILICPVMYTGYNESLLILNHLFDDPLCQGTLDETVTPPVVRFNFPLNMTNSCGSTFMTTSAAGTGIFSDFSNIQTVNVSGVVRSHDPTTGTVTYNAELKYYYSCAYPLEYLINNTQIDVSASSIAVQDNNGSFISTLSMDLFSDVNYTSPLIIPTLGIELRTEVYVQVKATNLTDQYHVLLDRCYASISPHPNNSTFFNLFVSCSRDQMTSVHENGDSHHARFSFPAFRFIEQQNETVSTYYLHCITRLCDIGACSDFKQCNSRRRRDVDSSVSDNGLTESTVLSSPVPIITKTENDLASKEQDVSGSGSNSTVGLGIAVGILTVAVIVALAMAAAFYTKLRRY